The Solirubrobacterales bacterium genome includes a region encoding these proteins:
- a CDS encoding acetyl-CoA C-acetyltransferase, with protein sequence MSQTVILGTARTPFAKMGGALSSKSAVELGGTAIAAALDRAELPPDQVQQVIYGQVLQAGQGQIPSRQAQIEAGIPKEVPSETINKVCASGMRTIGLADQAIRADDLELAVTGGMESMSGAPYLLPGARFGFRMGDVQAIDSMTHDGLTNPFTDRQMIDEASDVAAELELTRADMDRWAARSHQLAAKATDEGRLAEEIVGVTVKTRKEEAEVVHDEAIRPETTVEVLAKLKPIGGPDATHTAGNAPGVNDGAGAVVVASEGWAKRESRSPLARILSYGTVADDFPYLARTPAGAAKQALEKIGRSPSDVDLWEINEAFASVAINSVRMLGVDEEKVNVNGGAIALGHPIGASGARIVGALVHELRRRGGGLGCAAICSGGGQGDAIVLEVNGA encoded by the coding sequence ATGTCGCAGACAGTCATCCTCGGCACCGCTCGCACACCCTTCGCGAAGATGGGAGGGGCGCTTTCGTCGAAGAGCGCCGTGGAGCTCGGAGGAACGGCGATCGCCGCTGCCCTGGACCGCGCCGAGCTGCCACCGGATCAGGTCCAGCAGGTGATCTACGGCCAGGTCCTGCAGGCCGGCCAGGGCCAGATCCCCTCCCGCCAGGCGCAGATCGAGGCCGGGATTCCGAAGGAGGTCCCCTCGGAGACGATCAACAAGGTCTGCGCCTCAGGCATGAGAACCATCGGCCTGGCCGACCAGGCGATCCGAGCGGACGACCTGGAGCTGGCGGTCACGGGCGGCATGGAGTCGATGAGCGGCGCTCCCTACCTCCTCCCGGGGGCTCGCTTCGGGTTCCGGATGGGCGACGTGCAGGCGATCGACTCGATGACCCACGACGGGCTCACGAACCCATTCACCGACAGGCAGATGATCGACGAGGCAAGCGACGTCGCGGCGGAGCTGGAGCTGACCAGGGCCGACATGGATCGCTGGGCCGCCCGCTCCCATCAGCTCGCCGCCAAGGCGACCGACGAGGGACGACTGGCGGAGGAGATCGTCGGCGTCACGGTGAAGACCCGCAAGGAGGAGGCGGAGGTCGTCCACGACGAGGCGATCCGGCCTGAGACGACCGTGGAGGTCTTGGCGAAGCTGAAGCCGATCGGTGGCCCCGACGCCACCCATACGGCGGGCAACGCCCCCGGGGTCAACGACGGCGCCGGCGCGGTCGTGGTGGCCTCCGAGGGGTGGGCGAAGCGCGAGAGTCGTTCCCCGCTGGCCCGGATCCTCTCGTATGGCACCGTTGCCGACGACTTCCCCTACCTGGCTCGGACACCGGCGGGGGCAGCGAAGCAGGCGCTCGAGAAGATCGGTCGCTCGCCCTCCGACGTCGACCTCTGGGAGATCAACGAGGCCTTCGCCTCGGTCGCGATCAACTCCGTTCGGATGTTGGGTGTCGACGAGGAGAAGGTGAACGTGAACGGCGGCGCGATCGCCCTCGGCCACCCGATCGGCGCCTCCGGAGCCCGGATCGTCGGCGCCCTGGTTCACGAGCTGCGCCGGCGCGGCGGGGGACTTGGCTGCGCTGCGATCTGCAGCGGCGGCGGCCAGGGCGACGCGATCGTCCTGGAGGTGAACGGCGCCTAG
- a CDS encoding HAD-IB family hydrolase, translating into MSGQSAAFFDLDRTLMAGSSGMHFARAAYRSGMVSRARLARWGAEHVRFRLRGSTDERTAQVLSQVKELLAGVPERNIQRMAPDLLAGVLPRIYPKMLEEVRAHQDAGRATFIVSAAGNGLVEMLARVLGMDGGIGTRYEVDGHGVLTGRIVEPFVYGEGKVAAMQRFADDHEIDLPESWAYSDSASDLPMLRAVGNPVVVNPDPELAKIAADRGWRVMRFERLGRRLAIGGVTLAAAASGTLLASRRKQAPRGLRARAGRRRRA; encoded by the coding sequence ATGAGCGGGCAGTCTGCCGCTTTCTTCGACCTCGACCGAACGCTGATGGCGGGCTCGAGCGGCATGCACTTTGCGCGTGCCGCCTATCGCTCGGGGATGGTCAGCCGGGCCCGCCTGGCACGGTGGGGCGCCGAGCACGTCCGTTTTCGCCTGCGCGGCTCGACCGACGAGCGCACCGCGCAGGTGCTCTCGCAGGTCAAGGAGCTCCTCGCGGGCGTGCCCGAGCGGAACATCCAGCGGATGGCCCCCGATCTGCTGGCCGGGGTCCTGCCGCGCATCTACCCGAAGATGCTGGAGGAGGTTCGTGCGCACCAGGACGCCGGCCGCGCGACCTTCATCGTGAGCGCCGCAGGCAACGGCCTGGTGGAGATGCTGGCACGAGTGCTCGGGATGGATGGCGGCATCGGAACCCGGTACGAGGTCGACGGGCACGGCGTGCTGACCGGGCGGATCGTGGAGCCGTTCGTCTACGGCGAGGGCAAGGTGGCCGCCATGCAGCGCTTCGCCGACGACCACGAGATCGACCTGCCGGAGTCGTGGGCCTACTCCGACTCCGCCTCGGACCTGCCGATGCTCCGCGCGGTGGGCAACCCGGTCGTCGTCAATCCGGATCCCGAGCTGGCGAAGATCGCGGCCGACCGGGGCTGGCGAGTGATGCGCTTCGAGCGGCTGGGCAGGCGCCTGGCGATCGGGGGTGTCACGTTGGCGGCGGCAGCCAGCGGCACCCTGCTCGCCTCGCGCCGCAAGCAGGCCCCCCGCGGACTTCGGGCCCGCGCCGGGCGGCGACGCCGGGCCTAG
- a CDS encoding methylmalonyl-CoA mutase family protein: protein MAVEPGARRRAHEWLQEVYSKQAEREALFQTISGQEVRPLYTQEDLAETDPEGEIGFPGEHPYTRGVYPSMYRGRLWTMRQFAGFGTAEETNERFRYLLDHGQNGLSTAFDMPTLMGLDSDHARSLGEVGLEGVAIDTLDDMIDLFRGIPLDRVTTSMTINAPAAILLAFYVCAAEEQGIPPEALGGTIQTDILKEYIAQKEWCFPIEPAMRLVTDMVEWCTERMPRWHPISISGYHIREAGSTAQQELAFTLKDGFTYVELALERGLDIDAFAPRLSFFFNAHIDFFEEIAKYRAARRIWAREMRNTYGARREESQRMRFHTQTAGVSLTAQQPLVNIVRTAIEALAGVLGGTQSLHTNSFDEALALPTEEAVRVALRTQQVIAHETGVTNTIDPLGGSYFVEALTNELERSAYEYFARIDELGGMVEAIKRGFPQREIADASFQYQQEVDSKQRIVVGVNDYRLADEEEVELHRPDPAVERKQAGRLSTTRSERDSEAVERALAALKRASSAEGENLMPYFLDAARARASEGEMVAALQEVFGSYTEQPVF from the coding sequence ATGGCCGTAGAGCCGGGAGCCAGGCGACGTGCCCACGAGTGGCTACAGGAGGTCTACTCGAAGCAGGCCGAGCGGGAGGCGTTGTTTCAGACCATCTCGGGGCAGGAGGTGAGGCCTCTCTACACGCAGGAGGACCTCGCCGAAACCGATCCCGAGGGCGAGATCGGGTTCCCCGGCGAGCACCCCTACACCCGCGGCGTGTACCCGTCGATGTACCGCGGTCGCCTGTGGACGATGCGCCAGTTCGCCGGCTTCGGCACCGCCGAGGAGACCAACGAGCGTTTCCGCTACCTGCTGGACCACGGCCAGAACGGCCTCTCGACCGCGTTCGACATGCCCACGCTGATGGGCCTCGACTCCGACCACGCCCGCAGCCTCGGCGAGGTGGGCCTCGAGGGAGTGGCGATCGACACCCTCGACGACATGATCGACCTCTTTCGCGGCATCCCGCTCGACCGGGTAACGACCTCGATGACGATCAACGCCCCGGCGGCGATCCTGCTCGCTTTCTACGTCTGTGCCGCCGAGGAGCAGGGAATCCCGCCGGAGGCGCTCGGCGGCACCATCCAGACGGACATCTTGAAGGAGTACATCGCCCAAAAGGAATGGTGCTTTCCGATCGAGCCGGCCATGCGGCTGGTCACCGACATGGTCGAGTGGTGCACGGAGCGGATGCCGCGCTGGCACCCGATCTCGATCTCCGGCTACCACATCCGCGAGGCCGGCTCGACCGCCCAGCAGGAGCTCGCGTTCACGCTCAAGGACGGCTTCACGTACGTCGAGCTGGCGCTCGAGCGGGGGCTCGACATCGACGCCTTCGCGCCCCGCCTCTCGTTCTTCTTCAACGCCCACATCGACTTCTTCGAGGAGATCGCGAAGTACCGCGCCGCCCGGCGGATCTGGGCACGGGAGATGCGCAACACGTACGGCGCCCGGCGGGAGGAGTCCCAGCGCATGCGCTTCCATACGCAGACTGCGGGGGTGTCGCTGACCGCGCAGCAGCCTCTGGTCAACATCGTGCGGACCGCGATCGAGGCGCTGGCCGGGGTGCTGGGCGGCACACAGTCACTGCACACGAACTCGTTCGACGAGGCGCTCGCGCTGCCGACCGAGGAGGCGGTGAGGGTCGCGCTCCGCACCCAGCAGGTGATCGCTCACGAGACCGGGGTCACCAATACCATCGATCCGCTCGGCGGCTCCTACTTCGTCGAGGCGCTCACAAACGAGCTCGAGCGCTCCGCCTACGAGTACTTCGCCCGCATCGACGAGCTCGGCGGCATGGTCGAGGCAATCAAGCGCGGCTTCCCGCAGCGCGAGATCGCCGACGCTTCGTTCCAGTACCAGCAGGAGGTTGATTCGAAACAGCGGATCGTGGTGGGCGTCAACGACTACCGCCTCGCCGACGAGGAGGAGGTCGAGCTCCACCGCCCCGACCCGGCGGTCGAGCGAAAGCAGGCGGGCAGGCTGTCCACGACCCGCTCCGAGCGCGACTCGGAAGCGGTCGAACGGGCACTGGCGGCGCTCAAGCGGGCCTCCTCTGCCGAGGGCGAGAACCTGATGCCCTACTTCCTCGACGCCGCCCGCGCCCGCGCCTCCGAGGGGGAGATGGTGGCGGCGCTCCAAGAGGTGTTCGGGAGCTACACCGAGCAGCCCGTTTTCTGA
- a CDS encoding cobalamin B12-binding domain-containing protein — MSGPTAPAESGRKIRVVVAKPGLDGHDRGAKIIARALRDAGMEVIYTGLHQTPEQIAATVIQEDADAVGLSILSGAHMTLVPRVVKLLREQGVDDVLITVGGTIPAEDAPELKKLGIAEVFTPGASTDEIVEFIRDAVAERMAS; from the coding sequence ATGAGCGGGCCAACTGCGCCAGCCGAAAGCGGTCGAAAGATCCGCGTCGTTGTCGCCAAGCCGGGGCTGGACGGGCACGACCGGGGCGCGAAGATCATCGCTCGGGCGCTTCGCGACGCCGGCATGGAGGTGATCTACACGGGCCTGCACCAGACACCGGAGCAGATCGCCGCGACCGTGATCCAGGAGGACGCCGACGCCGTCGGCCTCTCGATCCTCTCCGGCGCGCACATGACCCTGGTGCCGAGGGTCGTCAAGCTGCTGCGCGAACAGGGCGTGGACGACGTGCTGATCACGGTCGGCGGGACGATTCCGGCCGAGGACGCGCCGGAGCTGAAGAAGCTCGGGATCGCCGAGGTCTTCACCCCCGGCGCCTCCACCGACGAGATCGTCGAGTTCATCCGGGACGCCGTCGCCGAGCGGATGGCCTCCTAG
- a CDS encoding electron transfer flavoprotein subunit beta/FixA family protein, producing the protein MKEVPDAAVQKRIDASTMRLDRSGEKNLNPFDTHGIEAAMQIREGGAVEVDEIVAVTMGPESAVRALHKAVALGADRSVHLTDQELAGSDVCATGYALAKTLESEQPDLVLLGQQSDDGECYTIGAVVADHLKMPSLTQVIKIDISDGKLVCERQAEYGYDTVEVQLPAVISVGDAINEPRYPSLKAIMGAKKKPLETYATSDVGIEADSVGETGSKTQVLAVNPPPEKEAGEIIEDEDTNETVEKIVAWLDERKLI; encoded by the coding sequence GTGAAAGAGGTCCCGGACGCCGCCGTTCAGAAGCGGATTGACGCCTCGACGATGAGGCTCGACCGCTCCGGCGAAAAGAACCTGAACCCGTTCGACACCCATGGCATCGAGGCGGCGATGCAGATCCGAGAGGGCGGCGCTGTGGAGGTGGATGAGATCGTCGCCGTGACCATGGGCCCGGAGTCGGCCGTGCGGGCGCTTCACAAGGCGGTCGCCCTGGGCGCCGATCGCTCCGTTCATCTCACCGATCAGGAGCTGGCCGGGTCCGACGTCTGCGCAACCGGCTACGCATTGGCCAAGACGCTCGAGTCCGAGCAGCCCGACCTGGTGCTGCTCGGCCAGCAGTCGGACGACGGCGAGTGCTACACGATCGGCGCCGTGGTGGCCGACCACCTGAAGATGCCGTCACTGACCCAGGTGATAAAGATCGACATCAGCGACGGCAAGCTCGTCTGCGAGCGCCAGGCGGAGTATGGCTACGACACGGTTGAGGTCCAGCTGCCCGCGGTGATCTCGGTCGGCGACGCCATCAACGAGCCGCGCTATCCGAGCCTGAAGGCGATCATGGGGGCGAAGAAGAAGCCGCTCGAGACCTACGCCACCTCCGATGTCGGCATCGAGGCCGACAGCGTCGGCGAGACCGGCTCCAAGACCCAGGTCCTGGCGGTGAATCCGCCGCCCGAGAAGGAGGCGGGCGAGATCATCGAGGACGAGGACACGAACGAGACGGTCGAGAAGATCGTCGCCTGGCTCGACGAGAGGAAGCTGATCTAG
- a CDS encoding electron transfer flavoprotein subunit alpha/FixB family protein gives MAGILVYALHDDEGNFNKNSLGAISEAAKLAGELGTEAAAVVVGEVGDEACAALGAYGAGKVYRAKAAPEGLAQPVVDVMAKVIANEGFSYALFGGGLLGFEIGAGLTARLNAGVTMEVTEVKAQDGKLVAERPVLQDSAIVDVGYVGDPGIIIGRLNAFDATERDGGSAEVVDVEVELSEWSTKATMVNRGEQRGADVNIEDAEILVGGGRGLGEAANFKLAEELAAALGGAVAATRAVVDAGWYPYAAQIGQTGKTVAPKLYLAAGISGAIQHKVGMQSSENILAINKDQNAPIFEFCDLGVVGDLHKILPKLTEAIKAKKSG, from the coding sequence GTGGCCGGAATACTCGTGTACGCCCTCCACGACGATGAGGGCAACTTCAACAAGAACTCGCTCGGCGCGATCTCGGAGGCGGCCAAGCTCGCCGGCGAGCTCGGCACCGAGGCTGCCGCGGTGGTGGTCGGCGAGGTGGGCGACGAGGCGTGCGCGGCGCTCGGCGCCTACGGCGCCGGGAAGGTGTACCGGGCCAAGGCGGCCCCCGAGGGCCTCGCCCAGCCCGTCGTGGACGTGATGGCCAAGGTGATCGCCAACGAGGGCTTCTCCTACGCGCTCTTCGGCGGCGGCCTACTGGGCTTCGAGATCGGAGCCGGTCTGACCGCGCGCCTCAACGCGGGCGTGACCATGGAGGTCACCGAGGTCAAGGCCCAGGACGGGAAGCTGGTCGCCGAGAGGCCGGTGCTCCAGGACTCGGCGATCGTCGACGTGGGTTACGTCGGCGACCCGGGGATCATCATCGGCCGCCTGAACGCCTTCGACGCCACCGAGCGCGACGGCGGCTCGGCCGAGGTCGTGGACGTCGAGGTCGAGCTCTCGGAGTGGTCGACCAAGGCGACCATGGTCAATCGCGGCGAGCAGCGCGGCGCGGACGTCAACATCGAGGATGCCGAGATCCTGGTTGGCGGCGGCCGGGGACTGGGCGAGGCCGCCAACTTCAAGCTCGCTGAGGAGCTTGCAGCGGCGCTTGGCGGCGCGGTGGCCGCGACGCGCGCCGTCGTGGACGCGGGCTGGTACCCGTACGCGGCCCAGATCGGGCAGACGGGCAAGACCGTGGCGCCGAAGCTCTACCTGGCGGCTGGGATCTCCGGCGCGATCCAACACAAGGTCGGCATGCAGAGCTCCGAGAACATCCTGGCGATCAACAAGGATCAGAACGCGCCGATCTTCGAGTTCTGCGACCTGGGCGTGGTCGGCGACCTTCACAAGATCCTGCCCAAGCTCACCGAGGCCATCAAGGCCAAGAAGAGCGGCTGA
- a CDS encoding electron-transfer flavoprotein:ubiquinone oxidoreductase has translation MAIAPAEFPPPVEPAEEFISEPTDPVEDRIEVGVAIVGGGPAGLACSIRLMQLLEGEPELAEQLGEVPVAVIEKGKVAGAHLLSGANLRPSAMRELFPDLDPSEWPVYQEVTKDAVYLLTRKRALPLKPPPPNFRNHGNYVTSIAKLGRFLGEKAEEAGVYLLSETAAEKLLVSDRIVRGVRSGDKGRGRDGEELSNFEPGSDVVARATVLAEGTQGHLSGAAMDYFGLHGLQPQRWELGVKEIWKVPKPLDRVIHTMGWPLRKGARYNEFGGSFIYPMGEDKVSIGLVVGLDYTDATFSVHDALQELKTHPFVRKILEGGEREAWGAKTIPSGGYWALPRKLAVPGMVMCGDNAGMCNVSELKGIHYAMHAGMYAAEEIIAALKRDEVNFDAYDQRIRNSAITEDLYRWRNVRQSFSKGFFVGGAIANMALLSGGRLPPGRWKQHEDSEEAMRLGKAADSYPKPDNKYTFDKLSSVFASGNATRDDAPNHIRVQRHVPREVAQTWASMCPAQVYEIPDEQLGNGASAVDLAITPSNCVQCGAITAKGGRLTPPEGGDGPLYQET, from the coding sequence ATGGCCATCGCGCCGGCCGAATTCCCGCCGCCCGTCGAGCCGGCGGAGGAGTTCATCTCCGAGCCAACCGATCCCGTCGAAGACCGGATCGAGGTCGGCGTTGCGATCGTCGGCGGCGGCCCGGCCGGGCTCGCCTGCTCGATCAGGCTCATGCAGCTCCTCGAGGGAGAGCCCGAGCTGGCCGAGCAGCTGGGCGAGGTCCCCGTTGCGGTGATTGAGAAGGGCAAGGTGGCCGGCGCGCACCTGCTCTCCGGCGCGAACCTGCGCCCCTCAGCAATGCGAGAGCTGTTTCCGGATCTCGACCCCTCCGAATGGCCCGTGTACCAAGAGGTCACGAAGGACGCCGTCTACCTGCTGACCCGCAAGCGGGCGCTGCCGCTGAAGCCGCCGCCCCCCAACTTCCGAAACCACGGCAACTACGTCACCTCGATTGCGAAGCTGGGTCGCTTTCTGGGTGAGAAGGCCGAGGAGGCAGGCGTCTACCTGCTGTCGGAGACCGCCGCGGAGAAGCTTCTGGTGTCCGATCGCATCGTCCGGGGGGTGCGCTCGGGCGACAAGGGGCGGGGCCGGGACGGCGAGGAGCTTTCGAACTTCGAGCCCGGTTCGGACGTGGTCGCCAGGGCCACCGTGCTGGCCGAGGGGACCCAGGGGCACCTGTCCGGCGCCGCGATGGACTACTTCGGGCTGCATGGCCTTCAGCCGCAGCGCTGGGAGCTCGGGGTGAAGGAGATCTGGAAGGTTCCGAAGCCGCTCGACCGCGTCATTCACACGATGGGATGGCCGCTGCGCAAGGGCGCCAGGTACAACGAGTTCGGCGGCAGCTTCATCTACCCGATGGGCGAGGACAAGGTCTCGATCGGGCTGGTGGTCGGCCTCGACTACACGGACGCCACCTTCTCGGTCCACGACGCGCTTCAGGAGCTCAAGACGCACCCGTTCGTTCGCAAGATCCTGGAGGGCGGAGAGCGCGAGGCGTGGGGGGCGAAGACGATCCCCTCCGGCGGCTACTGGGCGCTGCCGCGCAAGCTGGCGGTGCCGGGGATGGTGATGTGTGGCGACAACGCCGGGATGTGCAACGTCTCCGAGCTCAAGGGCATCCACTACGCGATGCACGCGGGCATGTACGCGGCCGAGGAGATCATCGCGGCGCTGAAGCGCGACGAGGTCAACTTCGACGCCTACGACCAGCGGATTCGCAACAGCGCGATCACCGAGGACCTGTACCGCTGGCGCAACGTGCGGCAATCGTTCTCCAAGGGGTTCTTCGTCGGCGGCGCGATCGCGAACATGGCCCTGCTCAGCGGCGGCCGCTTGCCGCCCGGGCGCTGGAAGCAGCACGAGGACTCTGAGGAGGCGATGCGCCTCGGTAAGGCGGCGGACAGCTACCCGAAGCCCGACAACAAGTACACGTTCGACAAGCTCTCCTCGGTGTTCGCCTCGGGCAACGCCACCCGCGACGACGCGCCCAACCACATCCGGGTCCAGCGCCACGTGCCCCGCGAGGTCGCGCAGACATGGGCTTCGATGTGCCCGGCTCAGGTCTACGAGATTCCCGACGAACAGCTCGGCAACGGCGCCTCGGCGGTCGACCTCGCGATCACGCCCTCGAACTGCGTCCAGTGCGGCGCGATCACCGCCAAGGGTGGCCGCCTGACCCCGCCTGAGGGCGGCGACGGCCCCCTTTACCAGGAGACCTAG
- a CDS encoding alpha/beta hydrolase: MAEASSATHEIRLPQGTIRYRDVGSGEPIVFVHGYLVDGRLWSQAAEHLSSAHRCILPDWPMGAHGIPMNADADLSPPGIANLIADFLEALELDRVTIVANDSGGAISQVLVTRRPERIGRLVLTNCDTHENFPPSAFKLMPPLAKLPGAMTVMSLPFRLGPLRRAAFAPFAKTEIPPELIDSWMEPSQRDPGVKRDTAKFTAGLNKRYTLEAAERLRQFDRPTLLAWAPEDRFFKLSYAQRLAETIPDARIETIADAKTFVSLDQPERLAELITAFMAETSKAPAAAARR, encoded by the coding sequence ATGGCCGAGGCAAGCAGCGCGACTCATGAGATCCGCCTTCCCCAGGGCACGATCCGCTACCGGGACGTGGGCTCAGGCGAGCCGATCGTCTTCGTCCACGGATATCTGGTCGACGGACGGCTGTGGAGCCAGGCCGCCGAGCATCTCTCTTCCGCGCACCGTTGCATCCTCCCGGACTGGCCGATGGGCGCCCATGGGATTCCCATGAACGCCGACGCGGACCTCTCACCCCCCGGGATCGCGAACCTCATCGCAGACTTCCTCGAGGCATTGGAGCTGGACCGCGTCACGATCGTCGCCAACGACAGCGGAGGGGCGATATCGCAGGTGCTCGTGACACGCCGCCCGGAGCGAATCGGCCGGCTGGTGCTCACCAACTGCGACACGCACGAGAACTTCCCGCCATCCGCCTTCAAGCTGATGCCGCCCCTGGCGAAGCTGCCGGGCGCGATGACCGTGATGTCGCTGCCGTTCCGCTTGGGCCCGCTTCGCCGGGCGGCGTTCGCGCCGTTTGCGAAGACCGAGATTCCCCCCGAGCTGATCGACAGCTGGATGGAGCCCTCCCAGCGGGACCCCGGGGTGAAACGCGATACGGCGAAGTTCACCGCCGGACTGAACAAGCGCTACACGCTGGAGGCCGCGGAGCGTCTCCGCCAATTCGACCGACCGACCCTGCTCGCCTGGGCTCCCGAGGACCGCTTCTTCAAGCTCTCCTACGCGCAGCGGCTCGCGGAGACGATCCCCGACGCGCGGATCGAGACGATCGCTGACGCGAAGACCTTCGTGTCGCTCGACCAGCCGGAGCGCCTCGCGGAGCTGATCACGGCGTTCATGGCGGAGACCTCGAAGGCGCCCGCCGCGGCCGCACGCCGCTAA
- a CDS encoding TetR/AcrR family transcriptional regulator — translation MDTTEAGIPPSEAGQRRTQAERSQATQAALIAAARKLFAERGYAGVGTEELVRASGVTRGALYHHFEGKADLFGAVFEQIEGELAERLATEALSKEDPWEGLVAGLEMFLDLCVEPEVQRIALLDAPSVLGWDAWRQVEARHGLGLIKLALQRLMDEGAIEAQPVDPLAHAILGTLIEAGLYVARADRVDVARAQMGAVLRRMLEGVRSPG, via the coding sequence ATGGATACCACGGAAGCCGGGATTCCGCCATCCGAGGCCGGCCAGCGCCGGACCCAGGCAGAGCGGTCGCAGGCCACCCAGGCGGCGCTGATCGCCGCCGCGCGCAAGCTGTTCGCCGAGCGGGGCTACGCCGGGGTGGGCACCGAGGAACTGGTGCGGGCGTCGGGGGTCACGAGGGGCGCCCTCTATCACCACTTCGAAGGCAAGGCGGACCTGTTCGGCGCTGTCTTCGAGCAGATCGAGGGGGAGCTCGCCGAGCGGCTCGCGACCGAGGCCCTGTCGAAGGAGGATCCCTGGGAGGGGCTCGTGGCGGGCCTGGAGATGTTCCTCGACCTCTGCGTCGAACCGGAGGTGCAGCGGATCGCCCTCCTCGACGCGCCATCGGTCCTCGGCTGGGACGCCTGGCGGCAGGTGGAGGCGCGCCATGGCCTCGGATTGATCAAGCTGGCGCTCCAGAGGTTGATGGACGAGGGGGCGATCGAGGCGCAACCGGTCGACCCGCTCGCCCACGCGATTCTCGGCACGCTGATCGAGGCCGGCCTGTACGTCGCGCGCGCCGACCGAGTGGACGTCGCGCGGGCTCAGATGGGGGCTGTGCTGCGCAGGATGCTCGAGGGCGTTCGCTCGCCGGGCTGA